The nucleotide sequence TAATGATGAGGCTTAACTAGCCTTTAGCTCCATTATTGCTTATGCGTCGCTAGATGTAAGGCTTAAGTGTATACGCTTAGGCTTTGCTTCTGTTTCATGGCTTATTTTTTCATGAGTTATTTTTTCATGAGTTATTTTTTCTTAATATCACCCCATCTATATTTGTGTCTTCTATCCTTGTAAATCCCTGCAAGCTTTCAAAATTTTATCAGTATTATCAAAATTTTACTTAACATCATGGCTATCTCATTTATTATGGTGAGCGAATTATCGTAAGAGCATAAGAGGGCGCAGTAATGGATGTGAGGCAAGTGGCACTGATGGCAGGGGTTAATCTTTGCGTTGCAACAAGCTCTCTCGCAACAACAGAAACCACTGACTCAAGTAGTGACGCACATTTTGCCTTTGCCAGTTATTTAGGTAGTGGTATTTATCGCACCAGTGGTCAGCAAGCGTCAGTACTCAACTTACCCTTATATGTCACCCTTGAACAAGATAGCGACCATAAGATCAATTTACGTTTACCCGTGTCCTTAGGCTTTTTTGATTATCAATGGCAAGACTTACCTGATGGCGATTTACCCTCAAGCATAGGCACTGCAACCTTTACCCCTGGGATTGAATACAGTTGGTTTATTGACCCGCAACTTACTTTAGAGTCTTATTTAGATTTAGGTGTAGGTTGGAATTTTAGTGAGAATCGCCAAGTCGGTATTTATTCCACTGGCGTGAGTAGTCTCTATAAATTAACCCCCGAACAAGATGCGGCCATTTGGGTCGCAAGGCTGTATACCGCAGGCTATAACGATAATAACCGCGGCCAAACCGAAACCTATGGCGCCTTACATACTGGCATTGATTGGTCGTTGGGGGAGGGATGGCATTGGCAAGCGCATCAGTTGCAACCGCGCGCATTTGCTGCCGCTTACTGGTTTTTTTCACCAGTTAACTTTAACTCAGGTGAAAAGAATCTATTTGCTGATAACGCCATCGAGCTAGGATTAAGTCTCGCGCTTGACCCCGTGCCGCAATGGCTCGGGGTTACACTGAGTCGAGTTGGGATCAGTTATCGTTACTCGCAAGATTTGCGCGTGTGGCGTCTTATCTTTGATTTTCCGTTCTAATCCCAGTCGCTTAATTTTTTCCCCAAATATGGGCATTAACGTTAGCGCTGTCATCGCTGGCACTAGCATCGCTTTGGCGAGCGTTAGTCGGTTGGCTGCTATGGCTCTTAGGGCTATGGCTTCTAGCGCTATGAGCTTTGGCGCCTTGAGTCTTAGCGCTTGGCTCTTTAGGGCTCTGGGTATACACGGCCACTAAGTGTGGCGGTAACGCTAATTTATGTTTGTTGAGATATAAGATTTCAACTTTCTCTCTGGCCCAAGTCGTTTTACGCAGGAATTTGAGGCTAGATTTGATGCTGGGATTATCGTTAAAACAATTGATGCGGATTTTCTGATAAAGACCTTCCCAGCCATAGTGAGACTGTATATCAGTTAAAATGGCTTCAAGGGTGAGGCCGTGTAACGGGTTATTCGCTTGATTCATGTTGAGCTCATCAGAAAGTGAGCCGCTAGTATAACAAAAAAGCACACAGGACATAGCCCTGTGTGCTTTTGAATAGCGATTGAGCTTAGCCTTCGGCTTGCTCATCCGCTGCAATTTTGCCGCGGGTCTTTACTACGATTAACGCGGTAATCACTAAGGTAGTCACTATGCCAGCCACCGTTGAAATCGTCATAGGTAAGCCTGCACCTAATGTGGCAGAGTTCAGCATAAAGGTGATAACCACTGTGGTCATAAACATGGCTGGGATAGTACAAATCCAGTGCAGCTTGTTGTGACGCAGCAAATAAGCTGATGCTGTCCATAACATCATGACTGCAGTTGCTTGGTTAGCCACGCCGAAGTAGCGCCAAATCACACCAAAATCCACTTGAGTTAAGATGCCGCCTAAGGCGAACAATGGCAGAGCCAGCATTAAACGCTTGCCAACTTCAAGTTGTGACATCTGAAAGAATTCAGCCAAAATCAAGCGAGCAGAGCGGAATGCGGTATCACCAGAAGTAATAGGCAGGATAATTACACCCAGCACGGCCATAAAGCCACCGACCACACCCAGTAAGCCAGTGGATGCTTCATAAACTACGTTGGCAGGATTGCCAGCCATGCCAGCATTTAAGCCTTCAACACCGCCAAAGAATGACAGGGCAATCGCACACCAAATCAGGGCGATAATACCTTCACCTATCATGGCGCCATAAAACACGAAGCGACCATTAGATTCATTTTCAACGCAGCGCGCCATGAGCGGTGACTGAGTTGCATGGAAACCAGAAACAGCGCCACAAGCAATAGTGATGAACAGCGCAGGCCATAATGGCATGTCGTTCGGGTTCATGTTGCTAAAGAAATGCGCGATTTCATAACCTGGCAGTAAATCATGCTCGCTTGAAACGATTAACGCTAAGGTTAAGCCGACAGACATGAATAGCAGCAGCGCACCAAAGAATGGGTATAAGCGGCCAATAATCTTATCAACAGGGACTACGGTAGCAATGAGGTAGTAAACGAAAATACAGCCTAAGAAAATGCTCATATCAAGGCCGGTCAGCTTAGTCAAAAGACCCGCTGGCGCTGAAATGAACACTACGCCAACCAGCAGCAATAAGATGATGGCAAAGCCATTCATAAAGTGCTTAGCGCCTTTGCCTAGGTATTTACCGGCAAGATTAGGCACGGATTGACCTTGGTTGCGTACTGATAGCATGCCAGAGAAATAATCGTGCACGGCGCCTGCGAAAATACAACCAAACACAATCCATAACATGGCGGCAGGGCCATACAAAGCGCCTAAAATCGGACCAAAGATAGGGCCTACGCCAGCAATGTTCAGCAATTGAATGAGGTAAACCTTGCCTTTAGACATAGGCACAAAATCGACCCCGTCAGTCTTGGTAAAAGCAGGTGTTTGACGCTCAGGTTTGATGCCGAAGATTTTTTCGACGAAGGCGCCGTAAATGAAGTAGCCGCCAATTAGCAAGCCGACACACAATAGAAACCAACTCATAATTTTATTCTTATTCCATTAATAAATATGGAAAATATATTAACGGAAAATGAATTATTTTTGGGGCTAAGCTGATTGAGTGGTCTGATTTTTTGTCTTAGCGGTCATATAGGCGGGTAAGCGGCGGGCTCATTTATTGATCCCGCGCAACTTTGGGTTATAAATAACCAAAATGCTGTTTTAGGCTTTTTAAATAACGGCGCGAAATCGGTACTTTGGCGCCACTGTGAGTAATGGCTTGGCCGCCAGATTCGAGTGGTTCAATTTCAGCAATGGCTGCCGGCATGATTAAATATTGGCGATGACAGCGTACCATAGCGGTTTTTTCTTCCAATATCCTTAAGGTCAATTGGGTATGAACATTGTGATCGTTTGTCACCACATGAATACCGCTAAGATCGCTAAACACATATTCTACCGCAGCCGCTTTGACGACTCGCAAGCGATTGCCACAGTAACAAGGCAAATGGGTGAGCTCATCGGGCACTATGGCTGGCATTAATTTCGGCCGTAAATCTCGCCTTACTTTATCTAAGGTTTGGGCTAAGCGTGATTCATCCAGCGGCTTTAACAAATAATCATAAGCATGATATTCAAAGGCTTTTAATGCGTAATCATCATACGCTGTGGCAAACACTACTCGCGGCATAGTCTCAGGATCCAGCATAGCGAGCAATTCTATGCCACTAATTTGCGGCATTTGAATATCAAGAAATACCAGTTGCGGCTTTAAACGATTGATGGCGCTTAAGGCTTCAATGGCATTGGCGCATTGGGCTATCACCTCAATATCATCGGTCGAGGCTAAGAGTTCGGCTAATTCATCACGGGCGAGCGGTTCGTCATCAACAATAATGCAGCTAATCATACTGTGTCCCTGTCGGCTGGCAGTTTAATGGTGATTAAGGTGGAATGCTGCGCGTTACACACAGCAGTGAGCCCATATTCTTGGCCAAATTGATTTTTTAAACGCTTATCCACTAAGGTCATGCCAAGGCCTTGATGATCATCTTGGGGCTGATATAGGCCGGCATTATCTTCAACACTGAGATAATGACTGTGCTCAGTCTGCCAAGCTCGGATATGTATGATGCCTTGGGAGAGTAATTGCGATGTACCATGTTTGACGGCGTTTTCGATTATGGGTTGCAAGGTAAATGCGGGTAATTGCCATTGATGAAATTCAGTTGGAATATCAATGGTTACTGTTAACTTATCACTAAAGCGGGCTTTTTCTATGGTGAGATAATTATCTATGTGATCCAGTTCATCACTTAGGCTAATTAGGCCGGTGGTGCGCTTTAAATTAATCCGTAAAAATTGCGCCAATTGCAGCAGTAAGGTGCGCGCCTTAGTGGGGTCTTTACGCATAATCGCGCTGATGGTATTGAGCGCATTAAACAAAAAGTGAGGATTAACCTGGGCTTGCAATAGCTTAAGTTCAGCTTGAACCAGCAGGTTTTGTTGAGCCTCCAGTTGGCCATACAAAATTTGATTGGATAACAGCTTAGCTATGCCTTCGCCTAAGGTGCGGTTGATATTTAAAAACAGCTTTTTTTTGGGCTCGTATAACTTGATTGTGCCTATGACTTCAGTGTCACTGTGCAGCGGGATCACTAAGCAAGAGCCTAATTTGCAATGAGAAGACAGTGAGCAGGCGTAACGGGTATCGACCCCATCGGCAAACATAACCTTGTTTTGGGTTAAGGCATCTAAGGTTAACTGCGATGAAATCGCGGCGCCTGGAATATGATGCTCAGCGCCTATGCCGATAAATGCCAGTAATTTATCTTTATCGGTAATAGCCACCGCGCCCACTTTGGTTTCTTCAATAATGATTTGCGCCATTTGCGCAGAGGTCTGTTGGTTAAAGCCTTTGGATAAGACGCCAACACTACGCTCAGCTATTTTAAGCGCCTTAGTTGAAAAGCTTGATGACAGCTTATCAAACATGGTTTTTTGGTCGCGCACCATACTCATGAATAAGGCGGCGCCTAGCGCATTGACAATCAGCATAGGTAGGGCAATTTGCTGCACTAAATCTAAGGCAAGCGCTAGAGGCTCTGCAACCAATACAATCAATAGCATCTGCAGCGCCACCGCAAATAAGGTCACGGCAAATGCCAAACTTGGCATAAATAGCTTTTCTATCTGACCTTTACTGCGAAAATAGTAACTGACTAACCCTGCCGACAAGCCTTCTAAGGTGGTTGATATAGCGCAGGCTAAATCGGTGAAACCGCCCACACTGTATCTGTGCAAGCCGCCGGTAATGCCGACTAAAAAGCCTGTCACCGGGCCGCCAAGCAAACCACCTAATACAGCACCCATGGCGCGAGTGTTAGCTATGGCATCCGCCGTTTGCTCACCAAAGTAAGTTCCCATGATGCAAAAACCCGAAAAGATAAGATAAATGAAAATCTTATGAGGGAATCTTGGCGACGTTTCAGTCACTATTTTAAATAGAGGTGTTTTACTGACGAGATAGACTATGACCAAATAAACACACATTTGTTGCATGAGGAGCAGTATTAAAGACATGGATCATCGCTTGGGAATATTTGGCGTTATTTTGCCAGACTTTTGCGGTAGATCAGAGATTAATTATCTCAAACCCTTTAAGCTATAAAAAATTTACATGTTTAAAGGCGTAACAATGACACAATCAATTCATGGCCATAAAGTAATGGATTTTATGGTAGAACTCGGCCTAAAGGTTGAGCTCGACTTAATCGCAGCAATTCAGCATCAGTTTGGCGCAAGCCAGCGCTTTCATACCTGTAGCGCCACCGACCTTGATGCCAAAGCTTTATTAGATTTTTTAAAAACTAAGGGTAAGTTAGTTGCCATTGAGGGTGAACAGTGGCAACTAGCGGCTGGCCAAAAATGCGATCATTAATGTCCCGAGCAAATTAAAGAGTCGGTTAAGTCGTTGGTTAAACCACGACTTAAGCGTTACTTTTTTGCTCAAACTCAACAGCAATTAAAAATAGTTGCTGTTGCGGTTCTACTCGGCAAACCTTAGCGGGAATTTTTTCGACACTATCTTTACTGGGTTGCAGTGCTATTAACACGTTACAACCGAGAGGGAAGTTTGTACTTGAAATAAAACTCGTACCGAAACGTGAAATATCAGCGTGTTTGGCAATCAGGCTGTGCTCTTGTCCTTGCTCAAGCCAAAAGACACCAATATCGCTCGCTTCCATATCAATTCGTACCGACTGACGCAGTTCTTTGAATCCTTGAATAGTCACAACTAATTCCTTTTATTGGTAAAGAATCCAAGATAATAGTAGTTGCTGCCGGCGGTAAATCAAAAAAAACGGCCAATGGCCGCTTATCGTATTAGTCGTCGTTGTCTGGCGTTTTAGGGTAGGGCAGTTTTAATTGGCCCCAACGAATAACAATAACAGTTCCGGCTAACACTATGGTTGATAACGAAATGGCGGCAATGCGCCAATCATCCATGCTTTTCATATCAAGAATAAGGTAGCGAGCTAAAGCAACAATGGCGATATACACGGGCATACGTACTGGCAATTTACCCGACTCAATGTAATTAGACACCATGGCTAATACTTCAAGATAGATAAATAGCAGCAGTAAATCGGCCAAGGCCACCATGCGAACATCAATGATATGCACAATTTCTTGACCAATAGCCACCATAGTGGCAATAGCGATAAGTGCTAAAACTAGATGTTCAACCAACTTGATGCTTTTAATCCCGTTTCTGCGGATTTTTCCCATAGTGCTCTCAGTGGATAATTTAATGGACGGCATGGTAGCAGCATCGCAGGAAAATGTGACATTAAGGCGTGTGATCAAGATCGGGATTTTAAATTTTTAGCAATAAAAAAACCGCCAAATGGCGGTTTTTAATGAGAACAGTCGCTTAACTTAGCGCTTTAACGCTTCGTTTAAATGAGGGCGGAATGCCTTCACTAAGTGGCTAGTCACTTTAGGAGAGCCAGCAACTATGTTGCCTGACATCATATAGTTGTGGCCACCGGTGAAATCAGTCACGGTGGCGCCCGCTTCACGACAGATTAAGTCGCCAGCAGCTATGTCCCAAGGCTTTAAGCCTAACTCGAAGAAACCTTCAACGCGGCCAGCGGCAACATAGGCTAAATCAAGTGCGGCAGAACCGGCGCGGCGAATATCGGCGCACTGGTTAAATACGTCAGCTAACATAGCGAAATAGCTTTCGGTATGTTGACGAGCCTTGAATGGGAAACCAGTAGCAATAATGGCGTTGTTCAAATCATTTGGTTGACCTACGCGGATACGACGGTCATTGAATTTAGCGCCTTGACCACGAACGGCTGAGAACAGCTCGTCACGCATTGGATCATAAACTACGGCAACTTCAGTCTTACCACGGATTTGTAAAGCAATAGACACTGCGAAGTGAGGAATACCTTTAACGAAGTTATTGGTACCATCCAGTGGGTCTACAATCCAAATGTAATCAGTGTTGGTACCACGGTTTTCACCGCCTTCTTCACCCACGATAGTATGATCAGGGTAAGATTTACGAATTTGGTACACGATCGCTGATTCGGCTTCTTTGTCGACGTTAGTTACGAAGTCATTAATACCTTTTACACTGACTTCAATTTTATCTGAGTCGTGATAAGCACGCATAACGGTTTGACCGGCGGCGCGAGCGGCGCGGACGGCGATGGTTAGCATCGGATGCATTGCATTCCCCTGGATGTAAAAGAACGAAAAAATAACCGCGAGATTATACTCAAATCTCAAGTTATATCAAATGCTGATTTTGCACTAAAGAATCAAACTGGCTTGTGGTAAGCTTTTAGCCTTATAACTCTTTGTCTAAGAAAATTATTCTATCTTATGCTCAGTAATATTCGTGTTGTACTGGTGGGAACATCTCACCCAGGTAATATAGGTTCAGTGGCCAGAGCCATGAAAACCATGGGATTATCAAGCTTGTATTTGGCTGAACCTCGGGTTGAACCCGATGGTCAATCGGTGGCGTTAGCCGCTGGTGCTTCTGATATTCTTAAGCATTTGGTGAAAGTTGACTCACTAAGCGATGGCATTAAAGATTGTTCATTAGTGATTGCGACCTCAGCGCGCAACCGCACTTTAGATTGGCCTATGCTCGATCCCCGTCAAGCCGGTGATAAGTTAGCCACTGAGGCGCGCACTGGCCCGGTTGCTATTGTTTTTGGCCGTGAAAACCATGGTCTGAGCAATGAAGAACTGCAAATGTGTAATTATCACGTGTGTATTCCTGCCAATCCTGAATATAGCTCGCTTAATTTAGCCCAAGCAGTGCAGTTGATTTGTTATGAGACTCGGGTTGCTCATTTGGCACATTTAGCCAGTGAAAGCGCGCCTGAAGCGCCGGCTGAATACCCATTAGCGGACGATCAAGAACGCTTTTTCGTCCATTTAGAAAACACTTTACTGTCGACGGGGTTTATTGTTAAAAACCACCCAGGTCAAGTGATGACTAAATTACGCCGCCTCTTTACACGCGCGCGCATCGAAGCTCATGAAATGAATATTTTACGCGGTATTTTGACCTCTATTGATAAAAAGGTTGGCAAAAACTAACGGTTAAAGGAAATCCATGGGTATCAAGGCGAGATTAAAAGAAGATATAGCGTCTATCTATGACAGGGACCCTGCCGCGCGCAGTACCATAGAGATTTTATTCAATTACCCAGGGATGCATGCTATTTGGTTGCATCGCATTAGTCATAGATTGTGGAAGGCCGATTGGCGCTTGAGTGCTCGGTTATTATCAACTTTTTCCCGTTTTCTAACGGGGGTTGAAATTCATCCGGGCGCTACCATAGGTCGACGCTTTTTTATCGACCATGGCATGGGCGTGGTGATTGGTGAAACGGCTGAAATTGGCGATGATTGCACCTTGTATCATGGAGTGACGTTAGGTGGCACCAGCTGGCAAGCCGGTAAACGTCACCCGACCTTAAAAAATAACGTAGTAGTGGGCGCTGGCGCTAAGATTTTAGGCCCTATTACTATGCATGATGGTGCGCGTGTCGGCTCTAACTCAGTAGTCGTTAAGGATGTTGAGCTTGATACCACAGTGGTCGGTATTCCAGGGCGCGCTGTGGCTAAACCCACCAGTCACGACCAAGAACAAAGCGATAGACGCAGCGCCATGGCTAAAAAATACGGCTTTGATGCTTATGCGGTATCACCGGATAACCCAGATCCGGTCGCCAATGCCATTGGCCAGATGCTTGATCACATGCATTTAATGGATTCTAAGGTGCAAGAATTGTGTCAAGTGGTGGAAAAACTTGGCGGCGATGTCTGCACTGACCGCTTACCTCAGTTAGATGTTGGCGATTTTAATGATGCTGAAATTGCGGCAGCTCAAAAGCGCCAAAAATCGATTGATGAGTTTGATCCCATTATCTAAGGCTATTTGCCATAAAATGGCCTGACAAGATTGAAAGTTTGACTAGAAAAGGGTTAAATACCCCAGCGTTAAGACGGGGTATTAATCTTATAATGTCCTAGTATTTTACTCAGGTAAATACTTGACTAAAATGCTTGGGTATGTTGCAATGCTTACCAAGAACCGTTGGGAGCAGTAGTAGTTATGAAATTAACCTCGAAAGGACGCTATGCCGTCACTGCCATGCTGGATGTAGCTATTCATTCTGCCAATGGCCCGGTACCTTTAGCCGATATTTCCGAACGTCAAGATATCTCATTGTCTTATCTTGAACAGCTGTTTGCCAAATTGCGTAAACAAGGGTTAGTCGCGAGTGTCCGTGGACCTGGTGGAGGTTATCGTTTAGGGCTTGATGCCGATACGATTACTGTGGCTATGGTAGTGAGTGCAGTCGATGAGTCCGTCGATGCCATGCGATGTCAAGGTAAGGCCAATTGCCAGGGTGGCAGCCGCTGTTTAACTCACTCGTTGTGGGGCGATTTAAGTAAACAGATATCAGATTTTCTCGATAGCATAACGCTGGCGGGACTGATGAAGAAACGAGACGTACAGGTTATCTCTGTCAAACAAGACGAGAAACACCTAAAACAACGTGTCAGTGCGTGATATTCGCAACCCAATCAACATTTTTTTTGTACGTAGTAGGCAATCGCAACATTGCAGATTGTAAAGTACGGAGTGTGAAATGAAGCTTCCTATATATCTCGATTATGCCGCAACCACCCCTGTTGACACTCGTGTCGCTGAGAAAATGGTTCAGCATATGACTATGGATGGTGTGTTCGGTAATCCTGCGTCACGTTCTCATCGCTACGGTTGGCAAGCTGAAGAAGCTGTTGACAATGCTCGTAGTCAAGTGGCTGAGTTGATTAATGCCGATCATCGTGAAATCGTATTTACTTCAGGTGCGACTGAGTCTAGCAACTTGGCTATTAAAGGTGTTGCTCACTTTTACCATAAGAAAGGCAAGCACATCATTACCAGCAAGACTGAGCATAAGGCGACGTTAGATACTTGTCGTCAGCTTGAGCGTGAAGGTTTTGAGGTAACATATTTAGAGCCTGGCAGCAATGGTATTATTTCGCTGGCGCGTTTAGAAGAAGCCATGCGTGACGACACTATCTTGTTAACCTTAATGCATGTTAATAACGAAATCGGTGTTATCCACGATATCGAAGCCATTGGCGAATTATGTCGCGCTAAGAAAGTGATTTATCACGTTGATGCTGCCCAAAGCGCCGGTAAATTACCGATTGACTTACAGACAGCCAAAGTCGACTTGATGTCAATTTCTGGTCATAAGATGTATGGCCCTAAAGGCATAGGTGCATTATATGTGCGCCGTAAGCCACGCATTCGTCTAGAAGCACAAATGCACGGTGGTGGTCATGAGCGCGGTATGCGTAGTGGCACTTTAGCAACTCACCAAATCGTAGGTTTAGGTGAGGCCGCCGCCATTGCTAAGCAAGATATGCAAGCTGATGGTCAGCGCATTACAGCGCTGCGTGACAGATTGTGGAATGGCATCAATGATATCGAAGAAACCTATATCAATGGTGACATGCAGCAACGTTATGCCGGCATTTTCAACGTCAGCTTCAACTTTGTTGAAGGTGAGTCTTTGATGATGGCCTTAAAAGATTTAGCTGTGTCATCAGGCTCTGCCTGTACCTCTGCCAGCTTAGAGCCAAGCTACGTATTACGTGCTTTAGGCCTGAGTGATGAAATGGCGCATAGCTCAATTCGTTTCTCTATCGGCCGTTTTACCACAGAAGAAGAAATTGACTACGCAATTAAGACCATTCGTGCATCGATTGGCAAATTACGTGAAATGTCACCTTTGTGGGAAATGTTTAAAGACGGTGTTGATTTAAGCAAGGTGCAATGGGCTCATCACTAAGTGATCCCCCATTAACGAAGCAATAGTAAAGAATTGGAGCAGGATCATGGCTTATAGTGAAAAAGTAATAGACCATTATGAAAACCCTCGTAATGTTGGCGCCTTCGATAAGGATGACCCATCAGTAGTAACAGGCATGGTGGGAGCACCTGCATGTGGCGACGTGATGAAATTGCAATTGAAGATTGATGACAATGGCATTATTCAAGATGCAAAATTTAAAACCTACGGTTGCGGTAGCGCGATTGCTTCTAGTTCATTAGTGACTGAGTGGGTGAAAGGCAAAACTGTTGCTGAAGCTTTAGCGATTAAGAACACTGATATTGCTGAAGAGTTGGCATTGCCGCCAGTGAAGATTCACTGTTCGATTTTGGCAGAAGATGCGATTAAAGCCGCATTGGACGAGTACAAGTCTAAGCATTCAGCGGAGTAATCATGGCGATTTCGATGACACCTGCAGCCGTCGCTCGGGTGAACGCATTTCTCGAAAACCGCGGTAAAGGTATTGGCTTACGCCTGGGGTTACGTACCTCAGGCTGTAGCGGCATGGCGTATGTCATTGAGTTTGTTGATGAACTTAATGACGATGATGAAGTTCATAACGTTGACGGCGTCAATATTATTGTTGACGCTAAGAGTGCTATTTACTTGCAAGGCATCGAGCTTGATTTTGTCAAAGAAGGCCTGAACGAAGGCTTTAAATTTAACAACCCTAACGCCAAAGGCGAATGTGGTTGTGGTGAAAGCTTTACTGTATAAGCTGACGTTATGAATTATTTTGAGTTATTTGCACTACCTATTAGTTTTGAGCTGGATAATGCCGCGCTCAGTGAACGTTATCGTGAACTGCAGCGCACTGTGCACCCCGATACATTCTCTGGCGGTAGTGAACAAGATAAACGCATTGCTTTGCAGCGTACCTCGCAAGTGAATGATGCTTATCAAACCTTGAAACGCCCAGTGACTCGCGCTGAACATATCTTGTGGCTTAACGGCAAAGATATTCAGCACGAAACCACCACAGTCAAAGATATGGCATTTTTGATGCAACAAATGAGTTGGCGAGAAGCACTGGCAGATATACCGTCTGCCCGTGAGCCCGAAAACGATATTGCACAATTAGCCACAGAGTTTACTCAATATCAATCGACTATCTTGCAGCAACTGGCGCTCAAATTAGCCAGTGACGATCCTGATGATCTTAACGTTGCAGTCGATTTGGTGCGTAAGCTCAAATTCATGAATAAGCTGCAGGATGAACTTAGCCGGGCAGAGGATGCTTTGCTCGACTGATCCTGTATAAAGAGTTGCCATCGAGGCTCAACCCAGTTGAGCCTTTATTACAAGAGTTATCACTATGGCCTTACTGCAAATTGCTGAGCCCGGACAAAGCGCGGCTCCGCATCAACATCGTCTCGCCGCCGGTATCGATTTAGGCACCACCAACTCACTGGTTGCTGCTGTTAGAAGTGGCCAGGTTAATACTCTCGCTGATAGCCAAGGGCGCCATGCGTTACCTTCGATAGTGCGTTATTGCGAGCACTATGTTGAAACGGGTTATCGCGCTGCTAATGCTTCTGCTAAAGATCCACAAAACAC is from Shewanella sp. SNU WT4 and encodes:
- the cysE gene encoding serine O-acetyltransferase — its product is MGIKARLKEDIASIYDRDPAARSTIEILFNYPGMHAIWLHRISHRLWKADWRLSARLLSTFSRFLTGVEIHPGATIGRRFFIDHGMGVVIGETAEIGDDCTLYHGVTLGGTSWQAGKRHPTLKNNVVVGAGAKILGPITMHDGARVGSNSVVVKDVELDTTVVGIPGRAVAKPTSHDQEQSDRRSAMAKKYGFDAYAVSPDNPDPVANAIGQMLDHMHLMDSKVQELCQVVEKLGGDVCTDRLPQLDVGDFNDAEIAAAQKRQKSIDEFDPII
- the iscR gene encoding Fe-S cluster assembly transcriptional regulator IscR, with protein sequence MKLTSKGRYAVTAMLDVAIHSANGPVPLADISERQDISLSYLEQLFAKLRKQGLVASVRGPGGGYRLGLDADTITVAMVVSAVDESVDAMRCQGKANCQGGSRCLTHSLWGDLSKQISDFLDSITLAGLMKKRDVQVISVKQDEKHLKQRVSA
- a CDS encoding IscS subfamily cysteine desulfurase, whose amino-acid sequence is MKLPIYLDYAATTPVDTRVAEKMVQHMTMDGVFGNPASRSHRYGWQAEEAVDNARSQVAELINADHREIVFTSGATESSNLAIKGVAHFYHKKGKHIITSKTEHKATLDTCRQLEREGFEVTYLEPGSNGIISLARLEEAMRDDTILLTLMHVNNEIGVIHDIEAIGELCRAKKVIYHVDAAQSAGKLPIDLQTAKVDLMSISGHKMYGPKGIGALYVRRKPRIRLEAQMHGGGHERGMRSGTLATHQIVGLGEAAAIAKQDMQADGQRITALRDRLWNGINDIEETYINGDMQQRYAGIFNVSFNFVEGESLMMALKDLAVSSGSACTSASLEPSYVLRALGLSDEMAHSSIRFSIGRFTTEEEIDYAIKTIRASIGKLREMSPLWEMFKDGVDLSKVQWAHH
- the iscU gene encoding Fe-S cluster assembly scaffold IscU; protein product: MAYSEKVIDHYENPRNVGAFDKDDPSVVTGMVGAPACGDVMKLQLKIDDNGIIQDAKFKTYGCGSAIASSSLVTEWVKGKTVAEALAIKNTDIAEELALPPVKIHCSILAEDAIKAALDEYKSKHSAE
- the iscA gene encoding iron-sulfur cluster assembly protein IscA, giving the protein MAISMTPAAVARVNAFLENRGKGIGLRLGLRTSGCSGMAYVIEFVDELNDDDEVHNVDGVNIIVDAKSAIYLQGIELDFVKEGLNEGFKFNNPNAKGECGCGESFTV
- the hscB gene encoding co-chaperone HscB; this encodes MNYFELFALPISFELDNAALSERYRELQRTVHPDTFSGGSEQDKRIALQRTSQVNDAYQTLKRPVTRAEHILWLNGKDIQHETTTVKDMAFLMQQMSWREALADIPSAREPENDIAQLATEFTQYQSTILQQLALKLASDDPDDLNVAVDLVRKLKFMNKLQDELSRAEDALLD